A segment of the Rhizobium sp. ZPR4 genome:
CGCTTCAACGTAGCCTCTTCATCGTCGACGAGCGCAACGACGATATCGCCGGGATTGGCTGTCGTTGAGTTGCGGATGATCACCGTATCACCGTCGAAAATTCCGGCGTCGATCATCGAATCCCCTCGAACCTCCAGCGCATAATGCTCGCCGGAGCCGAGCATATCGGCGGGAACGGTAATATCGTGCGTATTGTTCTGGATGGCCGAGATCGGAACGCCGGCAGCAATGCGACCCATCACCGGTACGGATGCCGAGCCATTGTGATCGTCATTTGCCACCTTTTGTGGAGCCGGAGGGGCGACAGGCTGTGGCTTGCCGAGGCTGCCCTCGATGACGCTGGGCGAGAAGCCGCGGCGCGGCTGCAGGCTGGGATTATAGGCATCGGGAAGCTTGATGACTTCGAGCGCTCTGGCTCGGTTCGGCAGCCGGCGGATGAAGCCTCGCTCCTCCAGCGCCGTGATCAGGCGATGAATGCCGGATTTGGATGCCAGGTCCAGCGCATCCTTCATCTCGTCGAAAGATGGTGGTACACCGGATTCCTTCATGCGTTCGTGAATGAAGAGAAGCAGTTCCTGCTGCTTGCGCGTCAACATCGTCTTGGAACCCCAGAATCAAGAAAAAACGGTGAAACAAATCCAGAACGGACACTATATGTTCCATATGTGTTCCGCAAGTACTTAAATTTCGGTAAAGCCTTGTCCGGTCAATTAAATAATTATGACTTGCGAATGGACCGGCTGAGAGCAGCAAAGCGATATATCCGCGCTAACCTATCGAAAAATATGGAAAATGTCGTTTCGTTCATTCGCAGGGTTTTGTGACATGCCGGGAATATCGAAGATGTCGACCAATGCCATGTGACATCGCATAAGCCGGCTTTGGGAGAGAATCAGCAATCACTTTTGCGAGATTGCATTCCGCCCATGTCGTGCGCTTCGGGCGTTCACGCTTCCATCTTGAATTGCGCGGGGGATCGGCGCAAATCTGCTGCCGCAGGCAAACAGGAGGAACTATGATTTCGTCTCCGCATCCACTGGATCATCTCGTGCTGCCGACCGTCAACATCGCTCTGGCACGCGAACGCCTCGGCAAGCTCGGCTTCACGGTGGCCCCAGATGCGCGCCATCCCTTTGGCACGCAGAATGCCTGCGTCTTCCTTGCCGATAAAACCTATCTCGAGCCTCTGGGCGTGGCATCTCCGGAGCAGTGCGAGAAGAGCATCGTGGATGGTAATGTTTTCGTCGCACGCGACCAGGCTTACCGCTTTCGGGTCGGGGAGGATGGTTTTTCAGCCGTGGTGTTCGGCACGGATGATGCCGTTGCGGATGATGAGCGCTTCAGAGCGGCGGCAATCTCGGCGGGACGGATGCTGGATTTCTCCCGTCCGATGAAGATGCCGGATGGGACGGAAACCATGGCCGGCTTTCGTCTTGGCTTTGCCGCTGATCTGCGTGCGCCGGATTTTCTCGCATTCTGCTGTCAGCGCATCAATCCGCTACCAGCCGATCGCGGCATGCTTGAGCGGCACGAGAACGGCGTGACCGGCATTGCCCGGGTAGTGCTTTGCGCGCCGAAGCCGGCGGTCTATCGCAGCTTCTTCGAGGAGGTTATCGGTGGCCCGCGCATTGTGGAGCATTCCTTTGGCCTGACGATCAGGGCCGCCAATGCCGATCTGGAGATTTTGACGCCGGAAGGAATGGAGGCATTCTATGATCTGCCTGTCCGTACAGACGATCCGGGGCTCAGGGCGCGCGCAATCCTTTTTAAAACGCGCGATCTTTCCGTGACATCGTCGCATTTCACTGCTAACGGCGTCACCTATACGCGTAAGAACAATCGTATATTGGCAAGACTGGCGCCCGGTCAGGGCGCGCTGTTCGCCTTCGAGGAGATAGCATGAGCACGAATTCCGAAGTGACCGTCGGCGAAGGAGCCTCCAAGGTCCTGTTCTCCAACACCTCCAAGCTCTCGCTGATTGCCGGCCCCTGCCAGATGGAGAGCCGCGACCATGCATTTATGGTTGCCGGCGTCCTGAAGGAGCTCTGCGGCAAGCTCGGCATCGGCCTTGTCTACAAGTCCTCCTTTGACAAGGCCAACCGCACCTCGCTGTCGGGCAAGCGTGGCATCGGCCTGGAAAAGGCGCTGGAGGTCTTTGCTGACCTCAAAAAGGAATACGGCTTTCCGGTCCTGACAGACATCCATACGGAAGAGCAGTGCGCCATCGTTTCCAAGACGGTCGATATCCTGCAGATCCCGGCTTTTCTGTCGCGCCAGACCGATCTGCTGGTCGCCGCCGCCAAGACCGGCCGTGTCGTCAACGTCAAGAAGGGTCAGTTCTTGGCCCCCTGGGACATGAAGAATGTGCTTGCCAAGCTCAATGAAAGCGGCAATCCGAACATCCTTCTGTGCGAGCGCGGCGCCTCCTTCGGCTACAACACGCTCGTTTCCGACATGCGCTCGCTGCCGATCATGGCGGCGATGGGCGCTCCGGTGATTTTCGATGCGACCCATTCGGTGCAGCAGCCCGGCGGGCAGGGCGGCTCAACCGGCGGCGATCGCCGATTTGTCGAGACACTGGCGCGTGCCGCTGTCGCCGTCGGTGTTGCCGGCCTTTTCGTCGAGACGCATGAAGACCCGGATAATGCACCGTCTGATGGCCCGAATATGGTCTATCTGAAGGATATGCCGCGGCTTCTGGAGAAGCTGCTGGCCTTCGACGCAATCGCCAAGGCCTGAAATGTAGCCGGCATTCAACAGGCTGACATGAATTTGCGTTACGGGCCTGAAGGAGTGCCAAATCGCGGCGCGGATCGCCATTGTAATTTCCGCGCCTTCGATTAAGACGATTTAAATCGATTTATAAACCAGCGAGCAGGAAGCTATCATGACCGCAATCACCGACATTATCGCCCGCGAGATTCTCGACAGCCGTGGCAATCCGACTGTCGAAGTCGATGTCTACCTCGAAGATGGCAGCTTGGGCCGCGCGGCGGTTCCGTCGGGCGCGTCGACCGGCGCGCATGAAGCCGTCGAGCTTCGCGATGGCGGCAAGCGCTATCATGGCAAGGGCGTCGAGAAGGCCGTCGAAGCCGTCAACTCGGAAATCTTCGACGCGATCGGCGGCATGGATGCTGAAAACCAGATCCAGCTCGACAACATCATGATCGAACTCGACGGCACGCCGAACAAGTCACGCCTCGGCGCCAACGCCATCCTCGGCGTCTCGCTCGCCGTCGCCAAGGCTGCCGCCCAGAGCGCCAACCTGCCGCTCTACCGCTATGTCGGCGGTGCTCATGCCCGCCTGCTGCCGGTCCCGATGATGAACATCATCAACGGTGGCGCCCATGCCGACAACCCGATCGACTTCCAGGAATTCATGATCCTGCCGGTTGGCGCCGAATCCATCCGCGACGCCGTTCGCATGGGCTCGGAAATCTTCCACGTCCTCAAGAAGGAACTGGCATCGCAGGGCCACAACACCAACGTCGGCGATGAAGGCGGCTTTGCGCCGGGCCTTTCCAGCGCTCCGGCAGCCCTCGACTTCATCATGAAGTCCATCGAAAAGGCCGGCTACAAGCCGGGCGAAGAAATCGCTCTTGGCCTCGATTGCGCCTCGACGGAATTCTTCAAGGACGGCAAGTACGTTCTCGAAGGCGAAGGCCGCACGCTGGAATCTGGCGCCATGGCTGAATACCTCGCCGAACTCGCCGCCAAGTATCCGATCGTTTCGATCGAAGACGGCATGGCTGAAGACGACTGGGAAGGCTGGAAGACGCTGACCGACCTGATCGGCAAGAAGACGCAGCTCGTCGGCGACGATCTGTTCGTCACCAACTCCGCTCGCCTGCGCGACGGTATCCGCATGGGCGTTGCCAACTCGATCCTCGTCAAGGTCAACCAGATCGGCTCGCTGACCGAGACCCTCGACGCCGTCGAAACCGCGCACAAGGCCAACTACACGGCCGTCATGTCGCACCGCTCGGGCGAAACGGAAGATTCCACGATCGCCGATCTCGCAGTCGCCACCAACTGCGGCCAGATCAAGACCGGCTCGCTGTCGCGCTCCGACCGTCTCGCCAAGTACAACCAGCTCATCCGCATCGAGGAAGCGCTCGGCCCGCAGGCAAAGTATGCCGGCCGCTCCATCCTCCGCGGCTGATATCTGATCCGTCGGATCCATCCGGATCCGCAGCAAGATTATTCGCTTAGATCGAACCGCGCCTTCGGGCGCGGTTTTTTGTTGGGCTGTGCAGTTAGAGTCAACGGACGGTTAATCTCTGCCGGTTAATTTAGCTCTAGGTGTTTGATTTGATGCGATCTTGTTCGAAGCGGCATTGGCTTTGAGGTGGGATTGCATAAAGCCAGAGCGTTTCGAGCGAGTATGTGGACAAAGTATCATAAGAAGAGAAGGTTCGGCCGTCTCATCCTTCCCGCCATCACCATCGCTTTTGTGAGCTACTTCGGCTATCATTGCATTCATGGCGATTACGGCCTGAAGGCGACCGAAGTTTTCGAGCAGCGCCGCATTGATCGCGCCAAGGAACTGGCTGATCTCGTCGCCAAGCGCGAGCACCTTGAAAAGGAGGTCGCCCTGTTGAGCGACGGCTCTCTGGACAAGGATATGCTTGATCAATATGCGCGCTATCAGCTGACCTACTCAAAGGCGAACGAGATCGTCATTTTCAACAAATAGCCATAATTAACCGAATTCCGGTTAATCGAATTTTTGTGGGTCATATCAATGGCTTGCAATGAATATGAGCCATGCAATTATAGCATTGCTGTGGCGAACAATCTTGCCTATGTTACGCCTCACCACAAAACGAGGCTACTCACACAGGGAGGGTTGTATGGCGCCGCGAAAAAACGCGACCGTTTCCAGCCGTAAGACAGCATCAAGGCCTGCCAAGGAAACCAATGGCGGCCCGATCGCAGATTTCGATCGTGATGCGGAGCTCAAGGCTTATCGTGAGATGCTGCTTATCCGCCGCTTCGAAGAAAAGGCCGGCCAGCTTTACGGCATGGGCTTCATCGGCGGTTTCTGTCACCTTTACATCGGCCAGGAAGCTGTCGTCGTCGGCATGCAGCTGGCCCTGAAGGATGGCGATCAGGTCATTACCGGCTACCGAGATCACGGCCACATGCTGGCAACCGGCATGAGCGCGCGCGGCGTCATGGCTGAGCTCACCGGACGTCAGGGCGGCTATTCCCGAGGGAAAGGCGGCTCCATGCACATGTTCTCCAAGGAAAAGAACTTCTACGGCGGCCACGGCATTGTTGGTGCCCAGGTTTCGCTCGGCACGGGTCTTGGCTTTGCCAACTGGTATCGCGGCAATGACAATGTCAGTGTTGCCTATTTCGGCGACGGCGCTGCCAACCAGGGCCAAGTCTACGAAAGCTTCAACATGGCGCAGCTCTGGAAGCTGCCTGTCATTTTCGTGATCGAGAACAACCGCTACGCCATGGGCACCTCGACCGCTCGCGCCACTGCGCAGGCTGATTTCTCCAAGCGCGGTGCCTCCTTCGGCATTCCCGGCATCCAGGTCGACGGCATGGACGTTCGCGCCGTCAAGGCTGCGGCTGACGAAGCCGTTGCGCATTGCCGCTCCGGCAAAGGCCCGATCATCCTGGAAATGCTGACCTACCGTTATCGCGGTCACTCCATGTCCGACCCGGCGAAGTATCGTTCCAAGGACGAAGTGCAGAAGATGCGCTCCGAGCATGACCCGATCGAGCAGGTTCGTGCCCGCCTTATCGAAAAGGGCTGGGCGACCGAGGACGATCTGAAGGATATCGACAAGGATGTCCGCGATATCGTCGCAGACAGCGCCGATTTCGCCCAGAACGATCCGGAGCCGGATGCATCCGAGCTCTACACCGACATTCTGCTCTAATCGGGGAGGGACACTATGCCCATCGACATTCTCATGCCCGCCCTTTCTCCGACGATGGAAGAGGGTACCCTTTCGAAATGGCTCAAGAAGGAAGGCGACAAGGTCGTCTCCGGTGACGTCATTGCCGAAATCGAAACCGATAAGGCCACCATGGAAGTGGAAGCCGTCGACGAAGGCACGATCGGCAAGCTGCTGGTCGAAGCCGGCACCGAAGGCGTCAAGGTCAACGCCAAGATCGCCATCCTGCTGCAGGACGGTGAATCCGCCGATGCCATCTCGTCGGCCAAG
Coding sequences within it:
- the lexA gene encoding transcriptional repressor LexA, whose amino-acid sequence is MLTRKQQELLLFIHERMKESGVPPSFDEMKDALDLASKSGIHRLITALEERGFIRRLPNRARALEVIKLPDAYNPSLQPRRGFSPSVIEGSLGKPQPVAPPAPQKVANDDHNGSASVPVMGRIAAGVPISAIQNNTHDITVPADMLGSGEHYALEVRGDSMIDAGIFDGDTVIIRNSTTANPGDIVVALVDDEEATLKRFRRKGASIALEAANPAYETRIFGPDRVKVQGKLVGLIRRYH
- a CDS encoding VOC family protein; its protein translation is MISSPHPLDHLVLPTVNIALARERLGKLGFTVAPDARHPFGTQNACVFLADKTYLEPLGVASPEQCEKSIVDGNVFVARDQAYRFRVGEDGFSAVVFGTDDAVADDERFRAAAISAGRMLDFSRPMKMPDGTETMAGFRLGFAADLRAPDFLAFCCQRINPLPADRGMLERHENGVTGIARVVLCAPKPAVYRSFFEEVIGGPRIVEHSFGLTIRAANADLEILTPEGMEAFYDLPVRTDDPGLRARAILFKTRDLSVTSSHFTANGVTYTRKNNRILARLAPGQGALFAFEEIA
- the kdsA gene encoding 3-deoxy-8-phosphooctulonate synthase — encoded protein: MSTNSEVTVGEGASKVLFSNTSKLSLIAGPCQMESRDHAFMVAGVLKELCGKLGIGLVYKSSFDKANRTSLSGKRGIGLEKALEVFADLKKEYGFPVLTDIHTEEQCAIVSKTVDILQIPAFLSRQTDLLVAAAKTGRVVNVKKGQFLAPWDMKNVLAKLNESGNPNILLCERGASFGYNTLVSDMRSLPIMAAMGAPVIFDATHSVQQPGGQGGSTGGDRRFVETLARAAVAVGVAGLFVETHEDPDNAPSDGPNMVYLKDMPRLLEKLLAFDAIAKA
- the eno gene encoding phosphopyruvate hydratase, with the translated sequence MTAITDIIAREILDSRGNPTVEVDVYLEDGSLGRAAVPSGASTGAHEAVELRDGGKRYHGKGVEKAVEAVNSEIFDAIGGMDAENQIQLDNIMIELDGTPNKSRLGANAILGVSLAVAKAAAQSANLPLYRYVGGAHARLLPVPMMNIINGGAHADNPIDFQEFMILPVGAESIRDAVRMGSEIFHVLKKELASQGHNTNVGDEGGFAPGLSSAPAALDFIMKSIEKAGYKPGEEIALGLDCASTEFFKDGKYVLEGEGRTLESGAMAEYLAELAAKYPIVSIEDGMAEDDWEGWKTLTDLIGKKTQLVGDDLFVTNSARLRDGIRMGVANSILVKVNQIGSLTETLDAVETAHKANYTAVMSHRSGETEDSTIADLAVATNCGQIKTGSLSRSDRLAKYNQLIRIEEALGPQAKYAGRSILRG
- a CDS encoding septum formation initiator family protein, which produces MWTKYHKKRRFGRLILPAITIAFVSYFGYHCIHGDYGLKATEVFEQRRIDRAKELADLVAKREHLEKEVALLSDGSLDKDMLDQYARYQLTYSKANEIVIFNK
- the pdhA gene encoding pyruvate dehydrogenase (acetyl-transferring) E1 component subunit alpha, with product MAPRKNATVSSRKTASRPAKETNGGPIADFDRDAELKAYREMLLIRRFEEKAGQLYGMGFIGGFCHLYIGQEAVVVGMQLALKDGDQVITGYRDHGHMLATGMSARGVMAELTGRQGGYSRGKGGSMHMFSKEKNFYGGHGIVGAQVSLGTGLGFANWYRGNDNVSVAYFGDGAANQGQVYESFNMAQLWKLPVIFVIENNRYAMGTSTARATAQADFSKRGASFGIPGIQVDGMDVRAVKAAADEAVAHCRSGKGPIILEMLTYRYRGHSMSDPAKYRSKDEVQKMRSEHDPIEQVRARLIEKGWATEDDLKDIDKDVRDIVADSADFAQNDPEPDASELYTDILL